A DNA window from Rossellomorea marisflavi contains the following coding sequences:
- the yabA gene encoding DNA replication initiation control protein YabA: MDKKEFFDSVSNMEQQIDHLHRQLGELKEFLAEMVEENHSLKLENEHLRRRLEQTEASSAAAAGEAQAMERAGEGEKALDIGEGYDNLARLYQEGFHICNIHFGSPRKDEDCLFCLSFLNKK, encoded by the coding sequence GTGGATAAGAAAGAATTCTTTGATTCAGTCAGTAATATGGAACAACAAATTGATCATTTACATCGTCAATTGGGTGAGCTCAAGGAGTTCCTGGCTGAGATGGTGGAGGAGAATCATTCTTTGAAGCTTGAGAATGAACATTTACGCCGCAGGCTGGAGCAAACGGAGGCCTCATCCGCAGCGGCTGCCGGGGAAGCGCAAGCGATGGAACGAGCAGGAGAAGGAGAGAAGGCATTGGATATCGGGGAAGGCTACGATAACCTTGCCCGCCTTTATCAGGAAGGCTTCCACATCTGCAATATCCATTTCGGCAGTCCGCGCAAGGATGAAGATTGTCTGTTCTGCCTTTCCTTTTTAAATAAAAAATAG